DNA sequence from the Aminivibrio sp. genome:
CCGAGGGCCCATGGAGCGCCAAGCCCATGGCGGAACACCCCATCGTGGCGGTGGCCCCGGTGATCCTCAACGCCCTCCGGGACGCTACGGGAGTGGAATTCACATCTCTTCCGGTGACACCGGACAAAATACTCGAAGCCCTCAGGGCAAAGGAGGCCCGGTAACATGCCTGTCCTCAACTTCACCGTCAACGGCATTCCCAGGACCGTCCATCTCGAGGAAGGGAGGGTCATGCTCTCCTCCGTGCTCCGGGACTGTCTCGGCCTCACGGGAACCAAGGTCGGCTGCGGCACGGGGCAGTGCGGTTCCTGTACGGTGGTCATGAACGGCAGTGCGGTGACAAGCTGCACCGTTCCGGCGGAAAAGTGCGAGGGCTCCGAAGTGCTCACCATCGAGGCTCTTGCCGAAGGCGGCGTGCTTCATCCCATCCAGCAGGCCTTCGTGGACGCGGGAGCGATCCAGTGCGGCTTCTGCACCCCCGGCCTCATCATGAGGCTGTACGCCCTTCTCACTGCGAATCCGGAGGCCGGCGACGAGATCCTGGAAGCGGAGATCAACAAACACCTCTGCCGCTGCACCGGCTACGAGACGATCCTCGCCGCAGCCCGGCTTGCGCGGGAAAGAATGACGAAATAACGGGAGGGGGCTCCGTCTCTTCCCGAAAAGAAAGGAGAATGAATCCATGGCTTTCAGTCTTCTGGTCAAAAACGCG
Encoded proteins:
- a CDS encoding (2Fe-2S)-binding protein, producing MPVLNFTVNGIPRTVHLEEGRVMLSSVLRDCLGLTGTKVGCGTGQCGSCTVVMNGSAVTSCTVPAEKCEGSEVLTIEALAEGGVLHPIQQAFVDAGAIQCGFCTPGLIMRLYALLTANPEAGDEILEAEINKHLCRCTGYETILAAARLARERMTK